From one Triticum urartu cultivar G1812 chromosome 3, Tu2.1, whole genome shotgun sequence genomic stretch:
- the LOC125549465 gene encoding protein NRT1/ PTR FAMILY 5.10-like — MEDTKVPFLPGTDESPLAGVSDYRGRPVYRSTSGGWRSALFVVVLEVASGFAFYGVQANLIMFLTGPLGHSNAAAAMAVNAWVGTASIMPLLGAFVADSWLGRYRSIILAFTLYVLGYGMMTLASVLPVQGIDGSSSHPCSLQVALFYTSLYLIALAQGADYPCALAFAADQFDANDPREHAARSSFFNWWYFCLAVGTTMALGGVGYIQESFGWAIGYGMLCTTVLCAAIVFLIGTSTYRLYTPTSGVNNPVTLLARSIVSWLVKETRQEEEAAAIAKEVEEGHSMLHLLSIWAACLSYGMVFAQIMTLFNKQGRTLDRHIIGCLELPSAALLLFGPATILVLVPFYDRVLVPLLRSMTANPSGLTLLQRLGSGIAMSLAAVSTAALVESRRLKVAREHGLVDVAGATVPMSWMWLLPQHVMMATASVFAEVGMQEFFYDQMPHEQRSLGLALYYSVLGIGNFISVFLISLIDRITRSAGGDSWFADNLNRAHLDYFYCLLAGLNAVGFALFLWRASSYAYNNNNNNNNNKMLC, encoded by the exons ATGGAGGATACGAAGGTCCCGTTTCTTCCTGGTACGGATGAGTCGCCACTCGCCGGCGTCTCCGACTACCGCGGCCGCCCGGTGTACCGCAGCACATCTGGCGGCTGGCGCTCGGCCCTCTTCGTCGTCG TGCTGGAGGTCGCTAGCGGTTTCGCCTTCTACGGCGTGCAGGCCAACCTCATCATGTTCCTAACAGGGCCTTTAGGCCATTCTAACGCCGCGGCGGCAATGGCCGTGAACGCCTGGGTTGGGACGGCCAGCATCATGCCACTGCTAGGAGCCTTCGTAGCCGACTCCTGGCTGGGGCGCTACCGATCCATCATACTCGCCTTCACGCTCTACGTCCTG GGGTATGGCATGATGACTCTAGCATCCGTGCTCCCCGTCCAAGGAATCGACGGTTCCTCTTCCCATCCTTGTTCATTACAAGTGGCCTTGTTCTACACCTCTCTCTACCTCATAGCCCTCGCGCAAGGCGCGGACTATCCATGTGCCCTGGCCTTCGCTGCGGATCAGTTCGACGCGAACGACCCTCGGGAGCATGCTGCCCGCAGCTCCTTCTTCAATTGGTGGTACTTTTGCTTAGCCGTTGGTACCACCATGGCTCTCGGTGGAGTTGGATATATCCAGGAGTCCTTTGGTTGGGCAATTGGATACGGTATGTTATGCACCACGGTGCTCTGCGCCGCCATTGTGTTCCTCATTGGAACCTCTACCTACCGCCTATACACGCCCACCTCTGGCGTCAACAACCCCGTCACGCTCCTTGCTCGGAGCATTGTGTCTTGGCTTGTCAAGGAAACCCGACAGGAGGAAGAAGCGGCTGCTATAGCCAAGGAGGTAGAGGAGGGGCACAGCATGCTGCACCTGTTGTCTATCTGGGCGGCGTGCCTATCCTATGGTATGGTGTTTGCGCAAATCATGACGCTGTTCAACAAGCAAGGTCGCACCCTAGACCGTCACATCATTGGCTGCCTAGAGTTGCCGTCTGCCGCCCTGCTGCTGTTTGGCCCGGCAACAATCCTTGTGCTTGTTCCTTTCTATGACAGGGTGTTGGTGCCATTGCTTCGCTCCATGACGGCCAATCCATCGGGGTTGACGTTGCTGCAACGCTTGGGATCAGGCATAGCTATGTCGCTTGCGGCGGTGTCAACAGCGGCACTTGTGGAGTCTCGGCGGTTAAAGGTGGCCCGCGAGCATGGTCTAGTGGATGTTGCCGGTGCCACTGTGCCAATGAGCTGGATGTGGCTGCTGCCGCAGCATGTGATGATGGCGACGGCAAGCGTGTTCGCCGAAGTCGGGATGCAGGAGTTCTTCTACGACCAGATGCCACACGAGCAGCGCAGCTTGGGCCTGGCGCTCTACTACAGCGTCTTGGGCATCGGCAACTTCATCAGCGTCTTCCTCATCTCCCTCATTGACCGCATCACCAGGAGCGCCGGCGGGGATAGCTGGTTCGCGGACAACCTTAATCGTGCTCACCTTGACTACTTCTACTGCTTGCTCGCTGGCCTTAACGCTGTCGGCTTTGCCCTCTTCCTCTGGCGCGCAAGCTCCTATgcctacaacaacaacaacaacaacaacaacaacaagatgCTTTGCTGA